The Enterobacter asburiae sequence GTTGCGCCGTGCGTCTGGCTACATTTCAATGGTGGGCTGGACGGGGGCGTCGCAAGACGCGCCGGTGTCCATTAAGGCCGGTAATGCCAACTCCGTTCAGTCCTGCCACCCGGGAAATTGGCATTTCTCTGGCAGGGTCTTAATCACTTAATGGAAACTGTCATATGACCACCAGTAACGCACTTTTCACGACCCCCTTCGGCCAC is a genomic window containing:
- a CDS encoding ash family protein is translated as MLRRASGYISMVGWTGASQDAPVSIKAGNANSVQSCHPGNWHFSGRVLIT